From the Mycoplasma putrefaciens KS1 genome, the window AATTTTTCCATTACAAAACCAATAGGTGCACCAAGAGCATAAATAAATAGTAATGAAATTAAAATCCCTGCTGTTAGTGGTACAAAAAAGATTGGCATGGCTGGGGCTAAAGTTTTAGGACCTTTTCATGTGTTAACTCATCTAACAAAATACCCAACTACTAGTCCTGCAATAATTGCACCAACAAATCCCATTGGAGTTTGAATTTGATTTAACCCAGGAATTCAGTTTACAAAATTAGTTGCATTATTTCCAATAAAAGCACCAACCATTGCTGGAGCTATAGCAGATCTTCCGGCTATAGAATTAGCAATAAATCCTGCCAAAACTGGAATCATAAGCATAAATGCAGCTACTCCAATAGTTTCAATTACTTTTAAAAACCCAACAGGTGAGGCATTAGCACCATTAATTGCTTTTGTTACACCAACTGAAACAGATAAACAGATTCCCCCTAAAATAATGATAGGAACCATATAAGAAATACCAACTAAAACATGTTGTAAGATACCAGTTTTTTCTTCTTTTTGACGGTTTCTAATTTCAAAGTCTTTGTTTTTTGGTGATAAGACAACAGCACTTTCAAGTGCTTTTTGAATTGTTAATTCAGGATCTTTAATTGCTTCAGCAACTTTAGATTTATAAATTCTTTTACCCGCAAATCTTGATAAATCAACAGCTGTATCAGCTGCAATAATAACAACTTCAGCTTCTTTGATTTCTTTTTTTGTTAATTCAGTTCCGACACCCTTTGATCCTTGTGTCTCAACTCTAATATGATTATTTGTTTTTAATCCAGCTTGAAGTAACTTTTCTTCAGCCATATAAGTATGAGCAATTCCCACAACACATGAAGTAACTGCAACGATTTTATGATTTGATTTAGAAATCTTTACTTCTGGTTGGTCAAGATTTTTAGTACTAGTTGTTTGTTGTTGATTTTGTAAAGCTTCTAAAATAGCTTTATAAGTTCTTGATTTTTTTAATATTTCTTTAAAATCAGGATCAATAAGTTTTACTGCTATTTGGCTTAATAATTCAATGTGCTGATCACCATTAGAACCATCAACAACTAATAACGCAATAGCTACTTTAGTTTTTTGACCATCCATTGATCCCCAGTCAACTTCGTGTTTGAATCTAATTACAAAAACAGCAGTTCTTTTTAGTTGTTTGATTCTAGCGTGTGGGATTGCAAAACCGTCTTCAAATCCAGTTGATCCTTGCATTTCACGTTTTACAAAGCCATCAACTAGTGCTTTTTTATTTGTTAGTATTTTTAATTCGCTTGCTTTTTGAGCGATAAACTCAAATGTTTCTCTTTTTGTTTTAAGATCAACATCTAAAAATATAAAATCTTTATCACAAACTTTCTCTATCATGCTATCTCCTGTCTACAATTTTTATTATAATAAGCTTTTAGATCTTTAAATTGTAGTTATCATTTATTTTTAAGAGAAATAGATTTTAACAAGACAATTTTTACTACAAAATATCGTATTGATATAATAAAAAAGAAAAATTCTATTCATTTAGGAGGTAAGTATGTTTTATGGTATTACTACTGGAATAAGTGTATTAGTATTAATTGGTCTTATAGTTTTAGCAATAGTTTTAGATCGAAATTTTTTTAAAAGAATCTCAACAACTACAATTACTTTAATGGCAATGTTAGTAGCTTTAATTGTTTTACTAACAAACTGCATTGGTAATTCAGGAATTTTAGGTGCCCGTTTAATGCTAGGTAACTTTGTGTTGTTTTTATCCGGTATGTTGCTAGGTCCAGTTGGTGGAGCAGTAGTTGGAGTGCTAAGTTGAATTATCGGTCTTGCTTTTATTCAAACTTATATTCATACTTCAATTCTTGCAATGTATGTCTTATATGCAATGTTAGGCTCATTTGTATTTTTATTAAAACCTAAATCAAGATTTCAATTTGTTTATACTACAGTAGTTTTACTATTTATAGCAATGTTTTTAATGACTTTTATTGCGTTTCCAATTGCGCAATGATCATTTACAACAAAAAACATTCCTTTTCTAGCAGTGGTGCTATTTCCTAAAAAATTTATTGTCTTTCCAATTGATGTAGTTTTTGAAATTGTTTTGGTATTTGCTTGTTTTCAAACAGCTTTGATATTATTAAAAAACAGTCCAAATATTGAAAGTAAAATATGAGCTTTAAAAAAAACTGAAGGTCAGGACTTATTTAGAAAGAAAAACCCAGAATTACAACAATAATTATTAATACTACTTCTAAAACTATTTTAGAAATTTTTTTATTTAAATAAAAAACATACCCAAGGTATGTTGTTAGTTTGATTTGTTTAATGCTTGCTTAGCTGCATTAACTAATACTTTAAATTCTTCAGTGTTGTTAATAGCTAGTTCTGATAACATTTTTCTATTGATATCAATGTTAGCCAATTTCAGTCCATTCATAAATGTAGAATATGATAACCCTTCAGGTCTAACCGCAGCATTAATACGAACGATTCATAGTGATCTAAAGTTACGTTTTCTTTCTTTACGTCCAACAAATGCATAAGCCATAGAGCGAACTACTTGTTCATGTGCTTTTTTGTATGAAGATTTTTTAGTTCCATAATAACCTTTGGCACGTTTAATCCAACGTTTTCTTCTTGCTCTAGTTACTTTTCCAAATTTAACTCTTGCCATGTCTCACTTATCCTCCTAAATTATTTTTGAATTAAACCCTTTCAGTTTTTCATATCTGATTTACTTACAATAGTCATTTTTTCTAAATGACGTTTTTGTTTAGTAGTTTTACCTGTTGCACGGTGTGATCTGTAAGCTTTGCCTCTTTTTAATGTCCCATTTGGTTTAACAATAACACGTTTAGCTAAAGCTTTCTTAGTTTTCATTTTTGGCATGTCTATTCTCCTTGTCTTAACTAATTTTCTTAGGCACGATATACATATCTAAAAATTTAGTATTTAGTTTAGCTTCTTTTTCAATTTTAGCTACATCGCTAACTAATTCAAAAAATTTATTCAATGTTTGATGTCCTAAATCAATATAAATTACTTCTCTACCCTTAAATTTTAAAGACACTTTAACACGGTTTCCTTCTTCTAAAAATTCTTTAGCCTTTCTTGCTTTAGTTTCTAAATCATGCTGACCAATATTAACAGTTAATCTGATTTCTTTATTTTCAGTTTTAACCTGATTTTTTTTAGATTCTCTTAATCTTTTTTGTTGTTCATATTTGAACTTACCATAGTTTAACATTCTAGCAATTGCCACTCCATCAGGTTGAGTTCCAACTTGATATAAGTCTAGGTTTTTTGTTCTAGCTAAATCTAAAGCTTCACGCTTAGACATTACACCTAGTTTTTCTTTGTTTTCATCAATTACTAGAATTTGATTAGCTCTAATATACTCATTAATTGGTTCTTGATTTTTGATAGGTCTTGAATTTCTTTGTCTGTTGTCCATGCATTACTCCTTTAAAATAAAAAATGTGCCATTAAAGAATTAGAAAGCACACTTATTGCAGATAACTATTATAAAAAGTTATTACCATTTCGCTGTAATTGCTAGTGGTGAGCTAGTGCTTCTTCTTTAAACGAGTTAATTGTATACTAATTATCTTAATTATTCAATAAAAATTAAAAAGATCTCTAACTTTTTGATGCTAATAATTAATATAAGTTTAATTAAGAGTTAATTTTAAAATTTTTTAAAGTTGCTATTAAACATTAATAACTTAAAGATTAAAAAAATTAAATAAAAATGGTCTTGATTTAAATATCAAGTCCATTTTAAAACTATTAAAATTTTTTTAATTATTAGAAGAGTTAATTAACTAAAAATTACTCTTAAATTAAATTCAACTAACCTTAAAATGACTTTTAATTAAAAGATAAAATCAGATTATTTAAATTTAACTCACCACTAATAAATTATTTTAAAATTGCTACAACTTCACCGTATTTAACGTTTCCTGTTTTAACAATTTCAATTGTTTTTCCAGCAGTATTTGTAAAAATAACTGGCGTTTTCATTGAAGGAACTTTTTTAGCAATTTTTTTAATATCAACGTTTACTAGTTTGTCTTTTGCATTCACCATTTGATCTTGTTTAACAAATGTTTTAAATCCCTCACCGTTTAATTTTACAGTATCTAATCCGATGTGAACTAGAATTTCAACACCATTTTTTGCACGAATTCCATAAGCGTGTTTAGTAGGAAAAACAGTGACTAATTTTCCTGAAATTGGTGCATGAAAGATTTTTGTTTTAGGAATAATAGCAAATCCATCACCTAACATTTTTTCTTTAAATGCATCATCTTCAACTTGGTCTAATCCAATAAGTTCACCACTACATGGTGCAAGAATTTCAATAGTTTTCTTCTTAAATGGTCATCACATAATATACCTCTTTTTTATAATAAAAAAAATAAAATTATTCCAAAATAATTGTATCACTTAAAAATTAATAATTATAAGTAGTTTTTTAACAAAAAATAATTTAAAAAAGAATTAAAAAGAGTTAAATTAGTTTTATTTCAAAGAATTTAAATAATTATTAACTAGTTCTAAAACTTGTTGTTCAGTTTCACATTCCAAAGCTTGTGTTGCTAAGATTTCAGCTGATTTAGTATCAATTTTACTCATTAAAGATCGTGATTTTAAAACAGCTCTAGCACTCATTGAAAATGCGTCTAATCCCATTCCTATTAATAATGGTAGTGCTTGAATATCTCCAGCCATTTCACCACACATAGCAACTCATTTATGATTTTTGTGCCCACCATCAATTGTCATTTTAATTAGTTTTAAAATTGCAGGATTAATTGGTTGATATAAATATGAAACATTTTGATTCATTCGATCACTTGCCATTGAATATTGAATTAAATCATTAGTTCCAATTGAAAAGAAATCGGCATATTTACTAAATTGATCAGCATTAACTGCAGCACTAGGAATTTCAACCATCATTCCAATTTGTACACTTTGATCATAAACAATTTTTTGCTGATCTAGTTCTTTTTTACAATCTTCAACAAATTGTTTTGCTTGCTGAAATTCATCAACAGTTGCAATCATCGGAAACATAATTGCTAATTTTCCAAAAGCCGAAGCTCTTAGTAAAGCTCTAATCTGATCTTTAAAAATATCTTTGCGATCTAAAGTAAATCTAATTGCACGATAACCTAAAAAAGGATTCATTTCTTCAGGAAAGCTAAAATAAGATAATTTTTTATCTCCACCAATATCTAAAGTACGAATAATCACTAGTTTTTGATTCATAACAGTTAACACTTGTTTATAAGCTTGAAATTGTTCTTCTTCAGTTGGAAAGTGATCATTATCCATATATAAAAATTCAGAACGGAATAATCCGATTCCTTCAGCTCCAGAATCTAAAGTAGCTTCAAGATCATTTAATGAACCAATATTTGCTTCAATTAGCTTTTCAACACCATCTTTAGTTAAAGATTTTTTATCTTTAATTTTTTTTAATTCTTGTTGGGTCTTTTGATACTCTAAAACTTTTTGTTGATAATTAGTTATATCAGTAGAACTTAATTCTAATTCAACAATTCCAGCTGCCCCATCTAAAGCAATCATTTGATCATCTTTAACAATTTCAGTAATGTTTTTTAGTCCTAAAACAGCCGGTATTTCTAAGCTTCTAGCCATAATCGCAGCATGACTGGTTCTTGCGCCAATATTAGTTAAAAACCCTTTGATGTACTTTTTATCTAGTTGTGCAGTTTGACTTGGTGTTAGATCATCAGCAACCAATATCACTTCTTGATCAATTGTTGAAAGATCAACAATTTTAATATTTAAAATGTGCTTAATAATTCTTGCTGCAACGTCTTTAACATCAGCACTGCGTTCTTTAAAATATGGATCATCCATTGTTTGAAAAATCTCAAAATATTTATTAGTAATTTCTTGAGTTGCAAATTCAGCATTAACCTTTTCAGATTCAATTAAACTAGTAATTTCTTGTCTAATAGCCGGATCATTTGCAATATCAATATGAGCATCAAAAATAGCGGCTTTATCTTGACCAAGTTTTTTAGTTGCAATTACTTTTAAATTTTCTAAATCAGCAATCGATTTTAAAACTGCTTGGTGATATTTTGCAATTTCTTGTTCAACATTATTAATAAGAGTTTTTTTAATATTAATTTTTTCATCTTTAATGATTAACGCTTTAGCTATTGCAATACCTTCACTAGCACCGATTGCATTAAGTTGTTTAGCCATAATATCTTCCTGTTCTTGTTTACAAATATAATTTTAATTTTTAAATTTTAAAAAAAATAACTTACAAAAATTTTAAAGTTAATTTCTAGTCTTTTTTGAAAAATTCAATTTCTTTGATAGTTGATGATGATAGTGCTCTAGTTTGTGAACTACTTATAAAATAGATCACTTCAATATTAGGATCTAAGCTTTTAAAACCATCATAATATGCTAGTTCATAATCAAAATCATTTTTATTTCTTAAACCTCTAATAATGTATTTTGCATCTACTAATTTAGCAATATCAGTTGTTAATTTATCATCATTTCTAATCACTTCAACATTCTTGATGTCTTTAGTTACTTCAGTAATAAGTCGTACTCGACTATCTAGTTTAAATGAAGTGGTTTTATTAATATTTCTACTTACAACTATATATAATCTATCAAACAATAAGCTTGCTTTTCGAACTACATTTAAGTGTCCTTGGTGAAAAGGATCAAAACTTCCTGGATAAATTGCAATTTTCATAATAACCTCTATAAGATAACATATTAATTATATTCTTATTAGGTGATTACTAAAATAGCAGTTTAGTAAAAATAGCAACGCTTTGTTGCTATAAAAAGTACTATTGTTGATAATCTAATGCTAAAACTTGACTAATTATTCAATAAGCATGATTGTTAGTTGATTTTGATAGAGTAACTTCAAATTTCTTACCGATCTTTTTAACATGATCGTTATTTGAATCATGAGTTCTTATTAATTGGTATTTAATTTGATTGTGATTATAAGAAATTAATTTAGTTATTCATGAGTTATTTTGATAATATTGACCAGCTTGTTGATATTCTTTTTTAGCTAATTGTTTTTGTTTGTCTTTTAGAATTTCTTCTCAAGCATCAATTCCATAGATTAAAGAATTTTTATTCTCTAAACTTAATTTATATAAAGCATCATTTGCTTTTAACCCACCAATTAGTGTTGATAAACTATGTAAAATCGAACCAGTTAGATATTTGGTTTTATCATTACCAATTCCTAACAGAATTGATAATGGTGAAGCTGAACTATCGGTTTTACTAATTTTAATTTCACCAGATAAAGATTTATTATCCAATTTTAATTCAACTGAATCTCATAAAAAGTATGAGTTTTTAGGTATCTCAGTTGCTTCTTTAGTTTTATTATCAGCTGCATCTAAACTATTAAAAATAGTTGACAAAATGTTTTTATTATTAACAACTAAAACATTATTATTTTTAGCAGTAATCTTAATCGTTAATGATTTTAAAATATAACCTAATGCGGTTATGTCTAGATCAATTAGTTTATCAGAATATTTTTTATTGTGATTTAAAATCGTTTCACCAATTTGACTAAGCAAAGTACTTAGATTAATATCTTCAAGTTCTTTTAATCCTAAAAATGTTGATAACTTACTAATCGGTATTAAAATTTCAGATAAAGATTTGAAGTTTTTAAAAAAGGCTTTGTTATTAACTAGTTTTGATCCTAGATCCTGAATAGCTTGTCTTACATCAGCTAGTGATTTGATTTTTTCATTTTTACTATTTTCAGGATCTCTTAAAATCGCTTTGACAATTGGAAGTAGTGGATTATTATTATCTTTGTCATCAGGAACAAAGAATTTTGATCATTTTGTTGCAAAATCAACAGCAAAATTTTTGTTTTCAGTGTAAAGATTTTCAATTAAATCATATTTAGGAATTGCGCTGTGTTTTTTAGCATAATTTTCTATAAAATCAGCAGTACGCTTAAGATATTTTGGAAATTGCACTCTAAATTGACGAGTATCAGATATAAATTTATATTTTTTTAATTCTTGATAAATAGTTTCAAATGGTTTTAAAAACTTTCCAGCATATTTTACAATAAGATCACCAATCACTGGAGTTTGAAAGATTTGAGCATGTGGTAAGTTTAAAATATCATAAATAGAATATATCTTAGCTAAATTTTTTGGTCCTAAACCTAAAAACATTACTAGATTGTCTTCATTTTTATTTTTATCATCAAGATATTGGGTCTCTAATAAGTTATTAGAAATTCTAATCAGACTAGCAAGATTACTAAAAGCTTTATCAAGATCAAAATTCTTATTTTCTGATTTGTAAAAAATATGTTTGATATAGTTCGAAATAGTAGACAATAATTCAGATGATGTAAAAATAATATCTTTAAAGCCTTTAATTAAATTTGACAAAATTCCCTTGTTACCAAAAACATTAATATGACCATTAGCAATATTGTTTCATCACAAAACAGTTCAGTACTGAATATCAATTTTTAATTTATCATTTTCAAATTCAGGTTCAGCTCATTTAAAATTTTTATTACTAGTAGGTAAGTATTTTTTCAAAAGATTTGTTAAATTATCGGTAATTAATTTTTTAATATTTTCTTTGTGTTTATCAATATAATCTTCAATTTTTGGAATCACAAAACTTAAAGCACTAGTAGTTGATAATAAAGCTGATTGTATAGCATTTAAAATATCAAATAATAAATTTGATGTACCAATGTTTACTGGTTGGTCTTTAGATGTGAAATAGATTTTATCAGCATCAACTTTTTTAAAAATAAAATCTAAAAATCTCTTTCCTGAATTTTGGTTTTGAAAAACTAGTGACAATCCTTTTAAAAGAACTCCGAGATCTAATCGATTACTAGTTAAGGTTTTAAACTGTTGAGCGTCTATTGATTGGTTTAACAATTCAGCTATAGTTAGTTTAGGATTTACAACATAATAAGTAGCAAAAAATAATTCAGTTTTAAGATATCTTATTAGTGATGGTAAGACTTTTTTTAAAAATTTTTTAAAATCAAATTTTTCTTTAATTGCTTTTAAAATATTTTTAATTTTAGCTGTTATCTCATTATTATTAGCAAATTCTTTTTTAAAAACATCAATTATTTCTTGTCAAAAATATTGGATCAAATCATTTGCTAAGTTATCTTGATCATGATTAAAATATTTCTTATTTGTAATAACTTCTGAAATTTTATTTAAATGTTTATTAAACAACTGTCTGACAGTTAAATTTTGATAAAAGTTTGGTTCAAGCTGATCATCTGAAGATGAAATTAAAATATCTGCTATAGTTGATAACAATCCTTGGTTAGTTTCAACATATTTCACAAGAGTTTTAATAGCATTATTATTTTTAATAGCTTCAACTTCTTTAGTTGTTCTTAAAAAGTTTCTTTGTAATAAATTAACACCTAAATTAACTGTTGAACTTGACAATCCGCTAATAAATTTTTTAGCTAAATTAACAACACCAATAAAGTTATTAATGTTTTCTGGAATAATGTTTTGTGAATTAGTATTATTTATATCTTTAAGTTTATTTTTATCTTTTTTATCTAGATATTTAATATTATCGGTAAACAGATCTGTAGATTTACCAAAATAAGTTTGTAATAAATTACTAATTGTATCTTGACTTGAAGTATCAGATCTATCTTGCTTTCAAATAAAACTAGATCCAAACTCATCTGTTATCTTTTTGTTTGCTAAGGTTTTGTTAACATAATCTTTGTTAATTCCTTCTTGATCTTTTAGAATTTTACCTCTAACAGCATAAGAACTTAGTCTAACATAGTTTTGAATATTAGACATTAAACTTTGTTTTTTACTTTCAGTATAACTTAGTATAAAACCTAAAAAAGTGCTTATAACAACTAATAATATCAGAATTGAAACGTATCATTTTTTAAGAATTTTTAGTTTCTTAAACATTAATATACCTCTTTAATAACTTAAATGAAAATGAAAATTATTCACTATAAATTATATAGCAATGTGATATTTTTTGATTTTTAGAGTTTGTAGAATGCTTTAAAAATCTCTTAATCATAAGTACTTAAATTAGTTATTTAATACCTAAAATAACTTAACTAAATAGTACTTAATTAAATTATTTAGTAAATAAAAATAGCAACACTTATTGCTATCTTATTGTTGATAGTCTAATGCTAAAACTTGACTAATTGCTCAATATGCATGATTATCTGACTGTTTTGTTAGCATAACTTCAAATTTCTTACCAATCTTTTTAACATGATCATTATTTGAAACGTGTGTTCTTGTTAATTGATATTTAATTTCGTTTTGATTGTAAGATATTAATTTGGTTGTTCATGAGTTATTTTGATAATATTGACCAGCTTGTTGATATTCTTTTTTATTTAATTCTTTTTGTTTAAGTTTTAAAATTTCTTCTCAAGCATCAAGTCCAAAGATTAGAGAATTTTTATTTTCTGAGCTTAGTTTATATAAAGCATCATTTGATTTTAACCCACCAACTAGTGTTGATAAACTATGTAGAATTGAACCAGTTAGATATTTAGTTTTATCACTACCAATTCCTAATAGCATTGATAATGGTGAAGCTGAACTATCTGATTTATTAATTGTAGTAGATTTGTCATTTGTGATTTTGTTATCTAATTTCATTTCTA encodes:
- a CDS encoding STREFT protein, with the protein product MFKKLKILKKWYVSILILLVVISTFLGFILSYTESKKQSLMSNIQNYVRLSSYAVRGKILKDQEGINKDYVNKTLANKKITDEFGSSFIWKQDRSDTSSQDTISNLLQTYFGKSTDLFTDNIKYLDKKDKNKLKDINNTNSQNIIPENINNFIGVVNLAKKFISGLSSSTVNLGVNLLQRNFLRTTKEVEAIKNNNAIKTLVKYVETNQGLLSTIADILISSSDDQLEPNFYQNLTVRQLFNKHLNKISEVITNKKYFNHDQDNLANDLIQYFWQEIIDVFKKEFANNNEITAKIKNILKAIKEKFDFKKFLKKVLPSLIRYLKTELFFATYYVVNPKLTIAELLNQSIDAQQFKTLTSNRLDLGVLLKGLSLVFQNQNSGKRFLDFIFKKVDADKIYFTSKDQPVNIGTSNLLFDILNAIQSALLSTTSALSFVIPKIEDYIDKHKENIKKLITDNLTNLLKKYLPTSNKNFKWAEPEFENDKLKIDIQYWTVLWWNNIANGHINVFGNKGILSNLIKGFKDIIFTSSELLSTISNYIKHIFYKSENKNFDLDKAFSNLASLIRISNNLLETQYLDDKNKNEDNLVMFLGLGPKNLAKIYSIYDILNLPHAQIFQTPVIGDLIVKYAGKFLKPFETIYQELKKYKFISDTRQFRVQFPKYLKRTADFIENYAKKHSAIPKYDLIENLYTENKNFAVDFATKWSKFFVPDDKDNNNPLLPIVKAILRDPENSKNEKIKSLADVRQAIQDLGSKLVNNKAFFKNFKSLSEILIPISKLSTFLGLKELEDINLSTLLSQIGETILNHNKKYSDKLIDLDITALGYILKSLTIKITAKNNNVLVVNNKNILSTIFNSLDAADNKTKEATEIPKNSYFLWDSVELKLDNKSLSGEIKISKTDSSASPLSILLGIGNDKTKYLTGSILHSLSTLIGGLKANDALYKLSLENKNSLIYGIDAWEEILKDKQKQLAKKEYQQAGQYYQNNSWITKLISYNHNQIKYQLIRTHDSNNDHVKKIGKKFEVTLSKSTNNHAYWIISQVLALDYQQ
- the rpmI gene encoding 50S ribosomal protein L35, with protein sequence MPKMKTKKALAKRVIVKPNGTLKRGKAYRSHRATGKTTKQKRHLEKMTIVSKSDMKNWKGLIQK
- the infC gene encoding translation initiation factor IF-3, which encodes MDNRQRNSRPIKNQEPINEYIRANQILVIDENKEKLGVMSKREALDLARTKNLDLYQVGTQPDGVAIARMLNYGKFKYEQQKRLRESKKNQVKTENKEIRLTVNIGQHDLETKARKAKEFLEEGNRVKVSLKFKGREVIYIDLGHQTLNKFFELVSDVAKIEKEAKLNTKFLDMYIVPKKIS
- a CDS encoding PTS sugar transporter subunit IIA, whose protein sequence is MWWPFKKKTIEILAPCSGELIGLDQVEDDAFKEKMLGDGFAIIPKTKIFHAPISGKLVTVFPTKHAYGIRAKNGVEILVHIGLDTVKLNGEGFKTFVKQDQMVNAKDKLVNVDIKKIAKKVPSMKTPVIFTNTAGKTIEIVKTGNVKYGEVVAILK
- the ptsP gene encoding phosphoenolpyruvate--protein phosphotransferase yields the protein MAKQLNAIGASEGIAIAKALIIKDEKINIKKTLINNVEQEIAKYHQAVLKSIADLENLKVIATKKLGQDKAAIFDAHIDIANDPAIRQEITSLIESEKVNAEFATQEITNKYFEIFQTMDDPYFKERSADVKDVAARIIKHILNIKIVDLSTIDQEVILVADDLTPSQTAQLDKKYIKGFLTNIGARTSHAAIMARSLEIPAVLGLKNITEIVKDDQMIALDGAAGIVELELSSTDITNYQQKVLEYQKTQQELKKIKDKKSLTKDGVEKLIEANIGSLNDLEATLDSGAEGIGLFRSEFLYMDNDHFPTEEEQFQAYKQVLTVMNQKLVIIRTLDIGGDKKLSYFSFPEEMNPFLGYRAIRFTLDRKDIFKDQIRALLRASAFGKLAIMFPMIATVDEFQQAKQFVEDCKKELDQQKIVYDQSVQIGMMVEIPSAAVNADQFSKYADFFSIGTNDLIQYSMASDRMNQNVSYLYQPINPAILKLIKMTIDGGHKNHKWVAMCGEMAGDIQALPLLIGMGLDAFSMSARAVLKSRSLMSKIDTKSAEILATQALECETEQQVLELVNNYLNSLK
- the coaD gene encoding pantetheine-phosphate adenylyltransferase, with amino-acid sequence MKIAIYPGSFDPFHQGHLNVVRKASLLFDRLYIVVSRNINKTTSFKLDSRVRLITEVTKDIKNVEVIRNDDKLTTDIAKLVDAKYIIRGLRNKNDFDYELAYYDGFKSLDPNIEVIYFISSSQTRALSSSTIKEIEFFKKD
- the rplT gene encoding 50S ribosomal protein L20; its protein translation is MARVKFGKVTRARRKRWIKRAKGYYGTKKSSYKKAHEQVVRSMAYAFVGRKERKRNFRSLWIVRINAAVRPEGLSYSTFMNGLKLANIDINRKMLSELAINNTEEFKVLVNAAKQALNKSN
- a CDS encoding PTS fructose transporter subunit IIABC; amino-acid sequence: MIEKVCDKDFIFLDVDLKTKRETFEFIAQKASELKILTNKKALVDGFVKREMQGSTGFEDGFAIPHARIKQLKRTAVFVIRFKHEVDWGSMDGQKTKVAIALLVVDGSNGDQHIELLSQIAVKLIDPDFKEILKKSRTYKAILEALQNQQQTTSTKNLDQPEVKISKSNHKIVAVTSCVVGIAHTYMAEEKLLQAGLKTNNHIRVETQGSKGVGTELTKKEIKEAEVVIIAADTAVDLSRFAGKRIYKSKVAEAIKDPELTIQKALESAVVLSPKNKDFEIRNRQKEEKTGILQHVLVGISYMVPIIILGGICLSVSVGVTKAINGANASPVGFLKVIETIGVAAFMLMIPVLAGFIANSIAGRSAIAPAMVGAFIGNNATNFVNWIPGLNQIQTPMGFVGAIIAGLVVGYFVRWVNTWKGPKTLAPAMPIFFVPLTAGILISLLFIYALGAPIGFVMEKFSNFIKQTYQKQNIGLVLGLGLGVLVGAMAGFDMGGPINKIAFVTCSALITQQIYEPMGAMAAAIPVAPLGMGLATVIFKKFFNSAERQMGLAALIMGMIGISEGAIPFAIRDPKRAILCNVLGSAIAGGIAGALKVQDTAAHGGPIVGILGAVPYGIQTVYFFLAIIIGSVITCVSYGLWLLAGVTEKDSVKWAYQMALSNLKQVRKTKLKALKAEINSLKKQTNDKAKLLSLANQVSETKVKFDRDLQQLKATFKKYQKEEDQLLKSHKTEISNYKNQVNQRLTKDIQTINQANDRSDKKSSSAQIIKLKDLAKEQIDNYSKDLKKPIVNKFLQENNLL